The DNA sequence GATTCCGAGCGCCGTCCCGTCGCGGTCGGGGTAGATGCGCGACAGCACCGTCACCCGCGGGGGCGCGTACAGCCCCGACCCGAGGCCGAACAGCACGCTGCCGAGGACGAACACCGCGAACGAGGGGGCGAACGTCAGCGCGGCGGCCCCGGCGGCGGTGACGACCGCGCTCGCGGCCAGCGTCGTCCGCTCGCCGATCCGGTCCACCATCATGCCCGCCGGGAACTGGGTCACCGCGTAGGCGGCCCACATGACCGACACGAGCAGACCTGCGGTCGCGTTGTCGATGCTGAACGCGGTCTTGACCTGCGGGAGGAGCGCCGGGAGGACGACGCGGGTGCCCAGCACCAGCAACCACCCGACCGCCACGACGGTCAGGATGCGCCCGCGGCCGTCCCCGCGGAGGGTGTCCACCCCGCTCCTCATTCTCGCGGTGGTTCTGCCGACGACGTCGCGCACCATCGTGGATTACGGGGCCGCGGCGGCGACCCGACGGACAGCGTCGGTCAGGTCGGCGACGCTGCGGTCCTCGAACTCGCGAACGACGGTGACGAGTTCCCGTCGCGCGTCCTCGCCGACGCCCGCCGACCCCGCCAGCGACTCGAACTTCTCGGTCACGCCGTCCCACCCCAGCGGTTTCTCGGGTTCGCCGAGCGCGGTCTCCACGAACCGCTCTCGGGTCCCGCCGTCGGTCTCGACGACGACTCGCGCGGCCCACTGGTCGGGGAACAGCGACTGGACCGTCTCCGTGGACACCACGTCGGTCGCGTCCATCAGTCCGCGGAGGGCCGGGTCGTCGAGTCGCGTCTGCGCGTCGAGGAACGCCGCCAGTCCCGCCTCGCCGGTCGATAGCGCGAGCGCCGACGCGAAGGGCATGCTGAACTGGCAGTCCACGAAGTTCGACGGTCGGCGCTTGCGCTCGATGGGGTCACCGGTCAGTCGGACGCCCGGTTCGGGGAGGTCCACGACCACCGAGTTCACCTCGCTCGGGCGGACCTCTTCCCCGATTTCCGTGAGCGCGTCGATAGCCGCGTGCATGTACCGACAGCACGGATACGGCTTCAGCGCCGTCTCCATCACGGTGTGTTCGTCGCCCAGTCGGTCGAAGGCTTCGGGGTTCGGGTCGCCGGTGTACCCGTTGAGGAAGCCGTACTCGCCCTCGATGGCTTCGTCCGCGCCGCGGAACCCGGCCGCGGCGAGCGAGACGGCGGTGACGCCGCGTCTCGCGGCGAGACCCGGGTGGAGGCGCTTGTTCCACGCGCCGTTCGAGAGGAACTGGAGCGACCCGGCGGCCTGACTCCCACCGACGCCGAAGGCCGACTCGAACTCGTCCGCCGAGAGACCGGCCACCACGCCGGCGGCGGCGATAGCGCCGAACGTCCCGCAGGTCGCCGTGCCGTGGAACCCGCGGTCGTAGTGGGCGTCGGGGTTGACCGCGCGGCCGAGGACGCAGGCAACGTCGAACCCGGCCGAGACGCCAGCGAGGAGTCGCTCGGTGGTCGCTCCCTCGCGCTCGGCGACGGCGAGCGCGGCCGGAATCACCGGCGCGCCCGGGTGGAGCGACGATTCGCGGTGGGTGTCGTCGAAGTCGAGGCTGTGGGCGAGCGCACCGTTGACCGCGGCGGCCCGGTCGGGTGCCTGTCGCTCGCCCGTCCCGACGACAGTCGCTTCACCGCCCTCACCGCCGCCGCCGAGTCCGGCGAGAAGGGAGGGCGTGGATTCGGCGTGTTCGCGCGCGCCGAGCGTGACCCCGAGGTAGTCGAGTAAGTGGCGCTTGAGTTTCTCCCGAACGTCTGCGGGGAGGGATGCGAAACTCGTCTCGGCACAGTGCGCCGCTACCTTGGCGGTCGCGTCAGTCGATGGCATACCGAATGCGATGCGATTGGGAGGAATAAACGTGGGGGTCGCGTTACCTCTCGCCGCGGATGACGCTCGACGGCGTGTCGAAGGTGAAGTGGTACTTGCCCAGACCGAGGCAGACGAGCGCGATGGCGCTGAACGGGAGCGCCACGAACGTCAGCGCGCCCGCGATGGCCGACAGCATCACCCACATCCATCGAATCCGCCTGCGGCCCCAGCGGACGCCGAGCGCCTGGAACAGCGTCACGCCGGTGAACTGCACGGCGAGCAGCACGACTTTGTACGGTTCGAAGCCGTAGAACCGTCGCTGCGAGACGGAGTACCACAGGAACACCGTTCCGACGAACGTGATTAGCGTCGCGGTGAACAGCGACCCCGACCCGAGCGTCACGACCCACTCCGGCACCCGCGCGAGGAGTCGGTTGTCCTCCTCCGCCACGTGCTGGTCAGAGGGGTCTTCGACCGCCTCTTGGTCGGTCGCAGTTTGGTCGGTCTCTGCCTCCTCGGCGGTCGTTCCGTCTCTGAATCGCTCCGGGGTGGTGTTCTCGTCGGTCATGTCGTGGACCCTCTCATTCGTCCGGAATCGCACCGACGCTCCTGAGCGTCTCGATGTCCTCGTCGGTGTACCCCAGCTCACGGAGGAGCGGTTCGGTGTCCTCGCCCAGCAGCGGCGGTGCCTCCTCGAACCCGGACTCCGCGTTCTCGAAGTTCAGCGGGTGTTCGACGACCGGAATCTCTCCGGCAGCGGGGTGGTCCGCCGTCGAGAGGACGTTCCGGGCCTCTACCTGCTCGTTGTGGAGCGCCTCGTCCACGTTGTAAACCGGCCCGACGGGGAGTCCTCGCTCGTCCGCGAGCAGTTCGACCCACTCGTCGGTGGGTCGCTGTCGGAAGGTCTCGGAGAGTTCGACCTCCAGTTCGTCCATGTTCTCGACCCGGTCGGCGTTGGACGCGAACCGGGAGTCGTCGAGCAGGTCGGGCCGGTCGATGGCCTCGCACAGTTCCGTCCAGAGCTTCTGGTTCGCCGACGCGACGCTGAGGTGGCCGTCAGCGGTGGGGTACACCTGATACGGCGCGAGCACCGGGTCCTTGGTCCCCATGCGCTCGGGTTTCTCGCCTGCGAACGTCTTTCCGGCCTGCTTGGTCAACCACGGGAGCGCGGCGTCCAGCATCCCGAGTTCGACGCGCTCGCCCTCGCCGGTCGATTCGCGCCGGTACAACGCCCCCATGATTCCGAACGCGGCCCACATCCCGGTGATGAGGTCGGTCTGGGGGAGGCCGACCTTCACCGGGTCGCCGCCCTCGGGTCCCGTCACGTCCATGATGCCGCTCATCCCCTGCACGAGCAGGTCGTAGCCGGGCCGGTCGCTCCACGGTCCCGAGTCGCCGAACGCGGAGATGGAGCAGTAGACGAGTCGGTCGTTGCGCTCGCGCAGGTCGTCGTAGCCGACGCCGAGTCGCTCGGCGGTGCCCGGCCGGTAGTTCTCGACGAACACGTCGGCCTCCGTGACCAAGTCGTAGAGTACCTCCAACCCCTCGTCGGTCTTCAGGTTCAGTTCGACGCTCTTCTTGTCGTAGTTGACCGTCCAGAAGTAGGGCGACTCGCCGCGGTCCGCGGCCGTCTTCCCCGGTCCGTCGTACCCGTCCACGTCCACGAAGGGTGGTCCGGAGTGGCGGTTGTCGTCGCCGGCCTCGGGGCGTTCGACCTTGATGACCTCCGCCCCCTGATTCGCGAGCATCAGCGAGGCGAACCCGCCGGTGACGAACGTCGAGAGGTCGAGGACGCGCACGCCGTCGAGTATGCCCGACTCTCCGCTGGTCGTGTCATCGGTTGACTTTGACATGGATGACGAAAGACCGACCGGTCAGATAAGATTTTGCATCGAATGGGCCGGTTATATAAGAACAGTGATTATTGACCATGCAAGAGTTTATATAACTATGTGCTATGAGTTAGCTTGTATGGGGCAGACTAACCAGGCCCACGACCGCGACGGTGGTTCCGAGTGGATTACGGAGCACTCGCTGGCGGCGGCACTCGTTGTGTACGCCGTACTGAGTATTCCCGTGTACGTCTGGCTGGAAGGGCCAGTCGGAATCGCCGGAACGGTCGATGCCTCGCTGGTCGTTGCGGGGCTTGTGCTCGGAAGTATCCTGTTCGTGCCCATCATCAAATCGGTACTCACCAACAAGTTCGGTGCGAGCAGGGTTCACACCGGCGTAAAATAGGATTCCAGAACGATGTACGGACTACTCAAACAGAACCGCACTACGACGATTACCGAAAACGAACTGTTCAACCATGGCTGACGCAAAACTCGACAACGTCCGAAAGACGTTCAACGACGGGCAGGTCGTCGCCGTCGACGACATCGACTTGCACATCGAGGAGGGGGAGTTCCTCGTCCTCGTCGGACCGTCCGGGTGCGGCAAATCGACGACGCTGCGATGTATCGCGGGACTGGAGGTACCGGACTCGGGCACCATCACGTTCGGCGGCCACGACGTGACCGAACTGCCGCCGAAGGACCGCGCCATCTCGATGGTGTTCCAGAACTACGCGCTCTACCCGTCGATGACGGTGTACGAGAACATGGCCTTCGGGCTGAAGATGCGGGGCGCGGACAAGGAGAAGATAGACGAACAGGTCCGCTGGGCCGCCGACATCATGGAGATAAGCGACCTGCTCGACCGGTACCCGAACCAACTGTCCGGCGGCCAGCAACAGCGGGTCGCGCTGGGGCGGGCCATCGTCCGCGACCCGGCGCTGTTCCTGCTCGACGAACCGCTCAGTAACCTCGACGCGAAACTCCGCGCAGTGATGCGGACCGAGATTCAGGAACTCCAGCAGGAACTCGACGTCGCGTCGGTGTTCGTCACCCACGACCAAGAGGAGGCGATGAGCATGGGCGACCGCATCGCGGTGATGAACGCCGGTCGCATCGAGCAGATTGCACCGCCCGAGGAGATTTACCACGACCCCAACAGCCTGTTCGTGGCCGACTTCATCGGAAGCCCGTCCATCAACTTCTTCGAGATGAAGTTCGACGGGTCGTCGGTCACCGGCGACGAGTTCGGCGTAGACCTGCCGGAGGCCGTCGCCGACGAACTCCGGGACGGTCTCTCCGGCGAGGACGTGGTCGTCGGCATCCGACCCGGGAACATCAACGTCACCGACGCCGGGACGGGTCTCGTGGATATCGAGGTCGAGGTCGTGGAACCGATGGGTGACACGAAGATACTCTACTTCGACCTGGACGGCCAACGGGTGAACGCAGTCGTGGCGTCGACCGACAGAGTCCAGGAGGGCGACACGGTCGGACTCGAAGTCGAGTGGCCGAACGTCCACTTCTTCCGCCCAGACGGTCCCAAGGTCGTCAAGTGGATGCACGCCACCGAAGGAACCGTCCCCGGCGTCCCCGGCCAACCTGACGACGAGGTTCGGGCGGACGGGTCGCCGTCGGGCGCACGCGAGGAGGGGAACTGAGCGATGTCGGCGGTCTCCGAAGATATCGCGCAACGTGACCGTTCGTTCAGAGACCGGGTCCTCGAGGAGTACGGAGGACTACAGGGTATCCTGTTCCTGCTGCCGACCCTCGTACTCCTCACGGGCATCGTCTTCTACCCGATGGTCGTCAACGGGTTCCTGCTGAGTTTCAAGCAGTTCACACTCAACCCCGACGCGGTAGACCCGTGGGTCGGTCTCGAGAACTACGAGTACTGGCTGTTCGGACAGGGACAGAGCCTGTTCCTCTTCAGCCTCAAGATGACGCTGCTGTACGAACTGGTCGTGGTTCCGTTCGACCTCGTGGTCGCGCTCGCGGCCGCGCTGGTCATGAACGAGAGCCTCCCGGCCCGTCCGTTCTGGCGCGGCCTGATGCTCGCGGGGTACGCTAGCCCCGCGATTGCCGCCGGACTGGTGTGGGGGACGATGGAGCAGGCGGCCACCTACGGTCTCGTCTACAACACCCTCAACATCTTCTTCGACATCCCGGCGTCCGGAGGCATCACCTCGAACACCCCGTGGGCGTTCTGGGGCGTCGTCATCGCCAAGGTGTGGCGTGACTTCGGGTTCATGTACGTGGTGTTCTTGGCGGGCGTGCAGTCGATACCGACGGAGTTGTACGAGATAGCGAAGGTGGACGGTGCCGGTCCGGTCCAGCGGTTCCGGTACATCACCCTGCCCCACCTGCGCACCGTCATCGTCACCGTCGTGATGATTCGGACGGTGTTCACGGTCGGGAAGGTGGCCATCCCGTGGGCGGTCACGCAGGGCGGACCCGTCAACTACACGACGTTCCTCGGGGTCGCCATCTTCAAGTCGGCGTTCCTCAACTGGAGCATGGGTCAGGCCGCGGCGCTGGGCATGCTGTTCGCGGTCGGAATCATCCCGCTCATCCTCATCTGGGTGCGCACCGAAACGGAGGACTACTAATGAGTACAGACACCGACAGACGATTCGAGTTCGAGACGGACCAATCAGGGTGGAGTTGGGAGACGCACTACAAGCCGGTGCTGAAGTACATCTCGCTGGCAGTACTGATGGTGTGGATGCTGCTGCCGGTGTACTACACCTTCGCGAACTCGCTGAAGACGCCGGAGATGATTTTCACACAGCCGCTGGGCATCCCGTTCGTCACGTTCGACCCGGTGGCGTTCAGCGGTCGGAACGCGTGGCGGACGATGTGGGACGCGTTCCCGTTCGTCGAGTACACGCTGGCGACGTTCATCGTCAGCGTCGGCACCGCCGGACTGGCGACGGTCGCCGCGGTGTTCGCGGCCTACTCGTTCGCGCGACTCGACTACCCGTTCAAGAACTCGCTGTTCGTCTTGAGCGTGGCCGGGTTCATGTTCCCCATCGTGCTGCTGGCCATCCCCATCTTCGTGCTGATGCAGGAACTGGGCCTGCTGAACACCTACGTCGGTATGATACTGGCGTTTACCGCGTTCACCCTGCCGTACAACATCTGGCTGTTGCGGGGATTCTTCGAGGAACTCCCGGACAACTTGGAGGAGTCGGCGCGCGTGGACGGGTGTACCCAGATTGGCGCGTTCTTCAGGGTCATCCTCCCGCTGTCGCGCCCGGCGCTGGCCTCGGTGTTCCTGCTGGCGTTCCTGCTGGCGTGGCACAACTACCTGATGGCGTTCATCATCGGGCAGGACCCGCTCCACACCACGCTCGCGCCCGCGCTGCTCGAACTCAAGGGGACGTTCTTCGTCCGGAACTTCCACTACATCATGGCCGGGACGTTCCTCTCGATGATTGTCCCCATCACGATGTACATGTACCTGCAGAAGTACTTGGTCGAAGGACTCTCGTCGGGTGGCGGCGTCAAGGGCTAACCTCACTTCGACTTCGGCGACTTCGTTTCCGCTGTCGGTCGGTGGTTCGATAACTACTCGCATCGTTTTCACCGTCGGCAGACACACCTCGGCCGGTACGTGTCTGCCGTGTCCATTTTGCATCGACTGTCAGTCGTCGCGGTAGTCAGCCGTCCTCTAACTCACGTCGCCCGGACCGTCCCGGCGACCCTGTTCGAGCGGACTCAACCGTCGAGCGAACCGACCCCGTTTTCTGCAGGCCTGAGTGACGCCTCTGTCCGCGACTCGTCGAACGCGGCGGACGCCCACTCGAATGGCCCCCGACTGGACACGGGACGCGACTACGGGGGACTCCCGGCTCTCTCGTGGTAGTACAGACCAGTCACCGACTAGCACCGCCAGCAC is a window from the Halorussus sp. MSC15.2 genome containing:
- a CDS encoding carbohydrate ABC transporter permease, which translates into the protein MSAVSEDIAQRDRSFRDRVLEEYGGLQGILFLLPTLVLLTGIVFYPMVVNGFLLSFKQFTLNPDAVDPWVGLENYEYWLFGQGQSLFLFSLKMTLLYELVVVPFDLVVALAAALVMNESLPARPFWRGLMLAGYASPAIAAGLVWGTMEQAATYGLVYNTLNIFFDIPASGGITSNTPWAFWGVVIAKVWRDFGFMYVVFLAGVQSIPTELYEIAKVDGAGPVQRFRYITLPHLRTVIVTVVMIRTVFTVGKVAIPWAVTQGGPVNYTTFLGVAIFKSAFLNWSMGQAAALGMLFAVGIIPLILIWVRTETEDY
- a CDS encoding carbohydrate ABC transporter permease, translated to MSTDTDRRFEFETDQSGWSWETHYKPVLKYISLAVLMVWMLLPVYYTFANSLKTPEMIFTQPLGIPFVTFDPVAFSGRNAWRTMWDAFPFVEYTLATFIVSVGTAGLATVAAVFAAYSFARLDYPFKNSLFVLSVAGFMFPIVLLAIPIFVLMQELGLLNTYVGMILAFTAFTLPYNIWLLRGFFEELPDNLEESARVDGCTQIGAFFRVILPLSRPALASVFLLAFLLAWHNYLMAFIIGQDPLHTTLAPALLELKGTFFVRNFHYIMAGTFLSMIVPITMYMYLQKYLVEGLSSGGGVKG
- a CDS encoding MFS transporter, giving the protein MTDENTTPERFRDGTTAEEAETDQTATDQEAVEDPSDQHVAEEDNRLLARVPEWVVTLGSGSLFTATLITFVGTVFLWYSVSQRRFYGFEPYKVVLLAVQFTGVTLFQALGVRWGRRRIRWMWVMLSAIAGALTFVALPFSAIALVCLGLGKYHFTFDTPSSVIRGER
- a CDS encoding MmgE/PrpD family protein; the encoded protein is MPSTDATAKVAAHCAETSFASLPADVREKLKRHLLDYLGVTLGAREHAESTPSLLAGLGGGGEGGEATVVGTGERQAPDRAAAVNGALAHSLDFDDTHRESSLHPGAPVIPAALAVAEREGATTERLLAGVSAGFDVACVLGRAVNPDAHYDRGFHGTATCGTFGAIAAAGVVAGLSADEFESAFGVGGSQAAGSLQFLSNGAWNKRLHPGLAARRGVTAVSLAAAGFRGADEAIEGEYGFLNGYTGDPNPEAFDRLGDEHTVMETALKPYPCCRYMHAAIDALTEIGEEVRPSEVNSVVVDLPEPGVRLTGDPIERKRRPSNFVDCQFSMPFASALALSTGEAGLAAFLDAQTRLDDPALRGLMDATDVVSTETVQSLFPDQWAARVVVETDGGTRERFVETALGEPEKPLGWDGVTEKFESLAGSAGVGEDARRELVTVVREFEDRSVADLTDAVRRVAAAAP
- a CDS encoding ABC transporter ATP-binding protein, encoding MADAKLDNVRKTFNDGQVVAVDDIDLHIEEGEFLVLVGPSGCGKSTTLRCIAGLEVPDSGTITFGGHDVTELPPKDRAISMVFQNYALYPSMTVYENMAFGLKMRGADKEKIDEQVRWAADIMEISDLLDRYPNQLSGGQQQRVALGRAIVRDPALFLLDEPLSNLDAKLRAVMRTEIQELQQELDVASVFVTHDQEEAMSMGDRIAVMNAGRIEQIAPPEEIYHDPNSLFVADFIGSPSINFFEMKFDGSSVTGDEFGVDLPEAVADELRDGLSGEDVVVGIRPGNINVTDAGTGLVDIEVEVVEPMGDTKILYFDLDGQRVNAVVASTDRVQEGDTVGLEVEWPNVHFFRPDGPKVVKWMHATEGTVPGVPGQPDDEVRADGSPSGAREEGN
- a CDS encoding CaiB/BaiF CoA-transferase family protein; this encodes MSKSTDDTTSGESGILDGVRVLDLSTFVTGGFASLMLANQGAEVIKVERPEAGDDNRHSGPPFVDVDGYDGPGKTAADRGESPYFWTVNYDKKSVELNLKTDEGLEVLYDLVTEADVFVENYRPGTAERLGVGYDDLRERNDRLVYCSISAFGDSGPWSDRPGYDLLVQGMSGIMDVTGPEGGDPVKVGLPQTDLITGMWAAFGIMGALYRRESTGEGERVELGMLDAALPWLTKQAGKTFAGEKPERMGTKDPVLAPYQVYPTADGHLSVASANQKLWTELCEAIDRPDLLDDSRFASNADRVENMDELEVELSETFRQRPTDEWVELLADERGLPVGPVYNVDEALHNEQVEARNVLSTADHPAAGEIPVVEHPLNFENAESGFEEAPPLLGEDTEPLLRELGYTDEDIETLRSVGAIPDE